A section of the Subtercola frigoramans genome encodes:
- a CDS encoding HNH endonuclease signature motif containing protein, which translates to MNTPAAGLPGSSPEGLDDPRASALRAAVEAVMVSGGFGAAAPCGLADEELLAWAVAGEALLRCAEGIVVEAAGELAERSKHEHGDDRLTVKHGCADVVSLISGLTGVSKKTAAGRVRLGTAVRSSMSVVGLVNESNFPSVQEALREGRLGVDSAQVITRMLGESARRVGFGADLHECERMVVLAADPTTDVGLSLSADQVAIMVAQWQGHLDPDGAEPTAKELEDKRGLWLRQQADGSFKVGGLLTAVQGAKWQAIAQTILSPRLPRFADNGEAPGASDGSHSGDAPDTPDAPDAPDTPGAPDTPDTPDTPDTPDAPDGSGASGASGASEGSGGGEVEDGSSMPSGDGVRSRNGSGPRFFADDDGEEEVSPVLADTRTREQLLADGFTAYIDRVAGLPDMPVLCGARPTVNVHVTLEDIVEGRGVGWVDGVDQPVPVTSVEQLLCHGEVLSTLMREGRVLQHGKTKRLFTAAQNRALAARDGGCVWPGCGRPPSWCETHHVLDWRDKGYLPGRTDTDNGVLLCHFHHSNVHKSRWKLVMRAGAPHIIPPPEIDWTQTPRPCTRRRTSGPDLRRSA; encoded by the coding sequence CATCGCCTGAGGGCTTGGATGACCCTCGGGCTTCTGCGCTGCGTGCGGCGGTGGAGGCGGTGATGGTGTCTGGTGGGTTTGGGGCTGCCGCGCCCTGCGGGCTTGCCGACGAGGAACTCCTCGCCTGGGCGGTGGCTGGTGAGGCCTTGCTGCGATGTGCGGAGGGGATCGTTGTCGAGGCGGCCGGGGAGCTTGCCGAACGATCCAAGCATGAGCACGGTGATGACCGGTTGACCGTGAAGCACGGCTGCGCAGATGTCGTGTCGCTGATCTCCGGCTTGACGGGGGTGTCGAAGAAGACCGCGGCAGGCCGGGTGCGACTCGGTACGGCGGTTAGGTCGTCGATGTCGGTGGTGGGTCTGGTGAACGAGAGCAACTTCCCTTCCGTACAGGAGGCTCTTCGGGAGGGCCGGCTCGGGGTGGATAGTGCGCAGGTGATCACCCGGATGCTGGGCGAGTCGGCGAGGCGGGTGGGGTTCGGGGCGGATCTTCATGAGTGTGAGCGGATGGTGGTGCTCGCCGCTGATCCGACGACCGATGTGGGGCTTTCGTTGTCGGCGGATCAGGTCGCGATCATGGTGGCGCAGTGGCAGGGGCATCTGGATCCTGATGGTGCCGAACCGACCGCGAAGGAGTTGGAGGACAAGCGCGGGTTGTGGCTACGGCAGCAGGCTGACGGGAGTTTCAAGGTCGGCGGTCTGTTGACGGCGGTGCAGGGTGCGAAGTGGCAGGCCATCGCCCAAACCATCCTCAGCCCCAGACTTCCCCGATTCGCAGACAACGGCGAGGCCCCGGGCGCCAGTGATGGCTCTCATTCTGGTGATGCTCCTGATACTCCTGATGCTCCTGATGCTCCTGATACTCCTGGTGCTCCTGATACTCCTGATACTCCTGATACTCCTGATACTCCTGATGCTCCTGATGGTTCTGGTGCTTCTGGTGCTTCTGGTGCTTCTGAGGGTTCGGGCGGCGGCGAGGTCGAGGATGGTTCTTCGATGCCCAGCGGTGATGGTGTCCGCAGCAGAAACGGTAGCGGCCCACGCTTCTTCGCCGACGATGACGGCGAGGAGGAGGTCAGCCCGGTGTTGGCTGACACCCGCACGCGTGAGCAGTTGTTGGCTGACGGGTTCACGGCGTACATCGACCGGGTCGCGGGGTTACCCGACATGCCGGTGTTGTGTGGGGCGCGTCCGACGGTCAACGTGCACGTCACCCTCGAAGACATCGTCGAGGGTCGGGGTGTGGGCTGGGTTGACGGTGTTGACCAGCCCGTGCCGGTGACGAGTGTTGAGCAGCTGCTGTGTCACGGGGAGGTCCTTTCGACGCTGATGCGTGAGGGGCGGGTGTTGCAGCACGGGAAGACGAAACGGCTGTTCACGGCGGCGCAGAACCGGGCCCTCGCGGCCCGGGACGGCGGGTGTGTGTGGCCGGGCTGCGGGAGACCGCCGTCGTGGTGTGAAACCCATCATGTTCTCGACTGGCGTGACAAGGGATACTTACCCGGCCGAACAGACACCGACAACGGGGTGCTGCTGTGTCATTTTCATCACTCGAACGTGCATAAGAGCCGATGGAAACTCGTCATGCGCGCCGGCGCACCGCACATCATCCCGCCGCCCGAGATCGACTGGACACAAACACCCCGACCCTGCACCAGGAGACGAACATCCGGCCCCGATTTGCGGAGATCTGCATGA
- a CDS encoding cupin domain-containing protein, giving the protein MQSKASAEEIIAALQLEPNKTCGFVRVTYVSELAVEAGVLTSPFEAERTVGSALYFLVTPGAPVQLHRIMNDQLYHYYQGEALELLLLHADGRSEWQVIGPDVLGGEHVQFFIPGGTFHTARVRGGKGWFLGGSTEWPGVVPLDVELGDVEALCASHPEAAGEIREFPVPVA; this is encoded by the coding sequence ATGCAATCGAAAGCCAGCGCAGAGGAGATCATCGCAGCCCTGCAGCTCGAGCCGAACAAGACATGTGGGTTCGTTCGGGTGACGTATGTGAGTGAGCTGGCGGTGGAGGCGGGGGTGCTGACGTCGCCGTTTGAGGCCGAGCGAACTGTCGGCAGCGCCTTGTACTTTCTGGTGACGCCTGGGGCGCCTGTGCAGCTTCACCGGATCATGAACGACCAGCTCTATCACTATTACCAGGGTGAGGCGCTGGAGTTGCTGCTGCTTCACGCCGACGGCAGGAGCGAATGGCAGGTCATCGGGCCCGACGTTCTGGGTGGCGAGCATGTGCAGTTCTTCATTCCGGGCGGCACGTTCCACACTGCACGCGTGCGCGGGGGCAAAGGTTGGTTTCTGGGTGGCAGCACCGAGTGGCCAGGAGTCGTGCCACTTGACGTCGAACTCGGGGACGTCGAGGCGCTGTGTGCCTCACATCCTGAGGCCGCAGGAGAAATCCGCGAGTTTCCGGTACCTGTCGCCTGA
- a CDS encoding uroporphyrinogen-III synthase, translated as MIDATSSGDQVSPGFRADQLEGFRIGVTSDRRSEDLIAAFERRGADVTHAPTIRMTGVSDDSVLEAETRAIIQYRPDVLLATTSYGIRRWFESADAAGLGDELSETLAHSRILVRGPKARGAIRAAGLDDDGMSERETTTSLVDLVLRGGVEGTTVAVQLHGFTDPVQLTRLETAGARVLTAAPYRWTQHEDSARVLRLIDAICTSSIDAVTFTSAPAVEALFTTADAAGRLDELQAAFRESVVAAAVGPVTAAPLVEAGILPIVPDRFRMGALIRLLCEHLEETQITRIDTDFGEVELRGRITTLGGVKASLTPVSLALFRTLLEANGATVSRSALAQAAPESLDDHGVDVALSRLRQSLPDARVIATVIKRGYRIATPV; from the coding sequence ATGATCGACGCCACTTCCTCGGGCGACCAGGTTTCACCGGGGTTCCGCGCCGACCAGCTTGAAGGGTTCCGCATCGGCGTTACGAGCGATCGGCGCTCCGAAGACCTCATCGCCGCCTTCGAGCGACGGGGGGCCGATGTCACCCACGCCCCCACGATCCGCATGACCGGGGTCAGCGACGACAGCGTTCTCGAGGCGGAGACCCGAGCGATCATCCAGTACCGGCCCGACGTTCTGCTGGCGACGACCTCCTACGGAATCAGGCGCTGGTTCGAGTCTGCCGACGCGGCAGGTCTCGGCGACGAGCTCAGCGAGACTCTCGCCCACTCCCGCATCCTCGTTCGTGGCCCGAAGGCGCGCGGCGCAATCCGGGCCGCCGGGCTCGACGACGACGGCATGAGCGAACGCGAAACGACAACCTCGCTCGTCGATCTCGTTCTCCGCGGCGGAGTCGAGGGCACAACGGTCGCCGTTCAGCTTCACGGTTTCACCGACCCCGTGCAGCTCACCCGTCTCGAAACCGCGGGTGCACGTGTACTCACCGCCGCCCCCTACCGCTGGACCCAGCACGAAGATTCCGCGCGCGTCCTCCGCCTGATCGACGCGATCTGCACCTCGTCGATCGATGCAGTGACCTTCACCAGCGCTCCCGCAGTCGAAGCCTTGTTCACAACCGCCGATGCAGCAGGGCGACTGGATGAACTGCAGGCCGCCTTCCGCGAATCTGTCGTCGCAGCTGCCGTCGGACCTGTCACAGCCGCGCCCCTCGTCGAAGCGGGAATACTCCCGATCGTTCCCGACCGTTTTCGCATGGGGGCGCTCATCAGGCTGCTCTGCGAACACCTCGAAGAGACTCAGATCACCCGAATCGACACCGACTTCGGCGAAGTCGAGCTTCGCGGCCGCATTACCACCCTCGGCGGTGTCAAAGCCTCTTTGACGCCCGTGTCGCTCGCCCTCTTTCGCACACTCCTCGAAGCGAACGGGGCAACGGTCTCCCGCAGTGCCCTCGCCCAGGCCGCCCCAGAATCCCTCGACGACCACGGCGTCGACGTCGCCCTCAGCCGCCTCCGCCAGAGTCTCCCCGACGCCCGCGTCATCGCCACCGTCATCAAGCGCGGCTACCGAATTGCCACACCCGTCTAG
- the cobA gene encoding uroporphyrinogen-III C-methyltransferase — protein MSTQPSHPESAPRPAWRPTASKPILSPAPASPLSVSLSLLGRRVVVVGDALGTRRVRARYRAAGAHVELVTAGQARVLLAAGAADSALHTSAQHASALPASGLPASNQPASTPRNKLHDNLPDLLVWVDGRESQRADLAAAASRQRVWMTTEPSAPTLPRGHVTLIGGGPGETELMTVAGRTALAEADVVLYDRLAPTETLQQWAPGAELIDVGKLPGHHAVPQREIEAIMVDRALQGLHVVRLKGGDPFVFGRGGEEVLACRIAGVPVTVVPGVTSAISVPAAAGIPVTHRNVTRAFTVISGHAPYSEDELHHLAGLGGTIVVLMGVGTLVQLVSGLQRHGMTATMPLAIVEQGYSIHQRTTVSSVGEVTGMLGTLALRSPAVIVIGEVVRVASDDAASTGQTNTQETEEIIRAVAQLAT, from the coding sequence ATGTCCACCCAGCCCTCTCACCCCGAATCCGCACCCCGGCCAGCCTGGCGCCCGACCGCATCGAAGCCCATCCTGTCACCAGCACCCGCCTCGCCCCTCAGCGTCTCTCTGAGTCTGCTGGGCCGACGGGTGGTCGTCGTCGGAGATGCATTGGGCACACGCCGGGTGCGGGCCCGCTACCGGGCAGCCGGCGCACACGTGGAGCTCGTCACAGCCGGCCAGGCACGCGTTCTCCTCGCCGCTGGTGCTGCTGACTCAGCCCTGCATACCTCAGCCCAGCATGCCTCTGCTCTGCCTGCCTCTGGTCTGCCTGCCTCAAACCAGCCTGCCTCAACCCCGCGCAACAAGCTGCACGACAATCTCCCCGACCTGCTGGTCTGGGTCGACGGCCGCGAATCCCAGCGCGCCGACCTCGCGGCAGCCGCATCGCGACAGCGCGTCTGGATGACCACCGAGCCGTCTGCGCCAACCCTGCCTAGGGGCCACGTCACCCTGATCGGCGGCGGCCCCGGCGAGACCGAGCTGATGACCGTCGCTGGCCGCACCGCCCTCGCCGAGGCCGATGTCGTGCTCTATGACCGGCTCGCCCCCACCGAGACCCTCCAGCAGTGGGCGCCGGGAGCCGAACTGATCGATGTCGGCAAGTTGCCCGGCCACCACGCGGTCCCGCAGCGCGAAATCGAAGCCATCATGGTCGACCGGGCGCTGCAGGGCCTTCACGTCGTTCGCCTGAAGGGCGGCGACCCCTTCGTCTTCGGTCGCGGCGGCGAAGAGGTTCTCGCCTGCCGCATCGCCGGAGTACCCGTCACCGTCGTTCCCGGGGTCACCAGCGCCATCTCCGTCCCGGCGGCCGCAGGCATACCGGTAACTCACCGCAACGTCACCCGGGCGTTCACCGTCATCTCGGGTCACGCCCCGTACAGCGAGGATGAACTCCACCACCTTGCGGGCCTGGGCGGGACCATCGTCGTGCTCATGGGCGTCGGCACCCTTGTGCAGCTGGTCAGCGGCCTGCAACGACACGGCATGACCGCGACCATGCCACTTGCCATCGTCGAGCAGGGGTACAGCATCCACCAGCGCACCACCGTGAGCAGTGTCGGTGAAGTGACCGGGATGCTCGGCACCCTCGCCCTGCGATCTCCAGCCGTCATCGTCATCGGCGAGGTCGTTCGAGTAGCCTCAGATGACGCGGCCAGTACGGGTCAGACCAACACCCAAGAAACTGAAGAGATCATCCGAGCGGTGGCGCAGCTCGCCACCTGA
- the nirB gene encoding nitrite reductase large subunit NirB, translating into MQQRDTAELSRPTRHVVVVGGGPAAHRFTESLASRLTSGGDELRVTVFGDEPHLPYDRVSLSKRLDGELDLTLGDSALWTTPGVVHRAGIRVTAIDAARHVVTLDSGEDVAYDELVLATGSSATVPPIENAHAGRVYRTLEDVDGIVAEVAALSAKKGRPASVVVVGGGLLGLEAAGGFHRLGARSAIVHSGRWLMSAQLDEGAGQALGRIIHGQGITLNLGVRPTGIILAPSGAVLGVSLTDGRQIDADIVVFSIGITPRDELAEAAGIDIGPRGGVAISHSCQSSIPHIWAIGEVASVNGSCVGLVAPANAMAEVVADRIWGGDAVFPGIDDATKLKLSGVEVASFGDALGTTEHSLEVVYADPARGLYQKIVVSDDAKTLLGGIFVGDASPYTSLRPLLGRELPAEPGAYLSAALSTGGAELPGGADLPDDVQLCSCNNVSVGHVRSAIRGDRAGESAGEGSPVSLACTDLGELKACTRAGTQCGSCVPLVKKILESELTKAGLDVSRALCEHISLSRSELFESVRILGLNSAEEIMKRFGHGLGCDVCKPVIASILATQTSGYILDNGAGHLQDTNDRALANMQKDGTYSVVPRIPGGEITPAKLKVIAEVAAQYDLYTKITGGQRIDMFGARLEQLPEIWKILVDAGFESGQAYGKSLRTVKSCVGSTWCRYGVQDAVAMAVHLELRYRGLRSPHKFKLGVSGCARECAEARGKDIGIIASENGWNLYVGGNGGYQPAHAQLLAQDLDDETLIRYIDRYIMYYVRTAERLQRTARWQEELPGGLDHVREVVCEDSLGIAADLEAAMALHVGNYEDEWAATLKDPERLKRFRSFVNAPDTADPGIVKVSERGQNRPAFAEERVGAGAGSETVHTNTLLLAGTTIPVRSESLAASTAPTTAGSAL; encoded by the coding sequence ATGCAGCAGCGCGACACCGCGGAACTGTCTCGCCCCACCCGGCATGTCGTCGTCGTCGGTGGGGGGCCTGCAGCCCACCGGTTCACTGAATCGCTGGCTTCCCGCCTCACGTCTGGTGGTGACGAGCTGCGCGTCACGGTCTTCGGCGACGAACCCCATCTGCCCTACGACCGTGTGTCACTCTCGAAACGACTCGACGGTGAGCTCGATCTGACCCTCGGCGACAGCGCGTTGTGGACGACGCCGGGCGTCGTCCATCGTGCGGGAATTCGCGTCACGGCGATCGACGCCGCCCGGCACGTTGTCACTCTGGATTCGGGTGAGGACGTCGCCTACGACGAACTTGTGCTTGCAACCGGATCATCAGCGACGGTGCCCCCGATCGAGAACGCACACGCCGGTCGCGTCTACCGCACGCTCGAAGACGTCGACGGAATCGTCGCAGAAGTCGCTGCCCTCTCGGCGAAGAAGGGCCGACCCGCCTCTGTGGTCGTCGTCGGCGGCGGCCTGCTCGGGCTCGAAGCCGCCGGCGGATTTCACCGGCTCGGAGCACGGTCGGCCATCGTGCACTCTGGCCGATGGCTCATGTCGGCCCAGCTCGACGAGGGTGCAGGCCAGGCGCTTGGGCGCATCATCCATGGCCAGGGCATCACCCTGAACCTCGGCGTTCGCCCGACGGGCATCATTCTGGCTCCGTCTGGTGCTGTGCTGGGGGTCTCGTTGACCGACGGCCGGCAGATCGACGCCGACATCGTCGTCTTCTCCATCGGCATCACCCCGCGCGACGAACTGGCTGAAGCCGCAGGAATCGATATCGGCCCTCGCGGTGGTGTGGCCATCTCCCACAGTTGCCAAAGCTCGATACCCCACATCTGGGCGATCGGCGAGGTCGCAAGCGTGAACGGTTCGTGCGTCGGTCTGGTCGCGCCGGCGAATGCCATGGCCGAGGTGGTCGCAGACCGGATCTGGGGTGGCGACGCCGTGTTCCCCGGCATCGACGATGCCACCAAGCTGAAGCTCTCGGGGGTGGAGGTCGCGAGCTTCGGCGATGCCCTCGGCACCACAGAGCACTCGCTCGAGGTGGTCTACGCAGACCCAGCCCGCGGCCTGTACCAGAAGATCGTGGTCAGCGACGATGCGAAGACCCTCCTCGGGGGCATCTTCGTCGGCGATGCGAGCCCGTACACGAGCCTGCGCCCGCTACTCGGTCGCGAACTGCCGGCAGAGCCCGGCGCGTACCTCTCCGCCGCGCTCTCAACTGGTGGCGCAGAACTCCCCGGTGGCGCAGACCTGCCAGACGACGTACAACTGTGCTCCTGCAACAACGTCTCGGTCGGGCACGTTCGCTCGGCTATTCGTGGCGACAGGGCTGGTGAGAGCGCCGGCGAAGGTTCACCGGTATCGCTCGCCTGCACCGACCTCGGCGAACTGAAGGCCTGTACGCGCGCCGGCACCCAGTGCGGTTCGTGTGTTCCGCTAGTGAAGAAGATCCTCGAATCCGAGCTCACCAAAGCCGGGCTCGACGTCTCGAGAGCCCTCTGCGAGCACATCAGCCTCAGCCGCAGCGAGCTCTTCGAATCCGTTCGCATTCTCGGCTTGAATTCCGCCGAGGAGATCATGAAGCGCTTCGGCCACGGCCTGGGCTGCGATGTCTGCAAGCCCGTGATCGCCTCGATCCTCGCAACGCAGACCTCCGGCTACATTCTCGACAACGGTGCCGGCCACCTGCAGGACACGAATGACCGAGCCCTCGCGAACATGCAGAAAGACGGTACCTATTCGGTCGTGCCGCGCATCCCCGGTGGGGAGATCACCCCGGCAAAGCTCAAGGTCATTGCCGAGGTCGCTGCGCAGTACGACCTCTATACCAAGATCACCGGCGGGCAGCGAATCGACATGTTCGGCGCCCGGCTCGAACAGTTGCCCGAAATCTGGAAGATCCTCGTCGACGCGGGCTTCGAATCGGGCCAGGCCTACGGAAAGTCACTGCGCACGGTGAAGTCCTGTGTGGGCTCCACCTGGTGCCGCTATGGGGTTCAGGATGCTGTGGCCATGGCCGTACACCTGGAACTGCGGTATCGCGGCCTTCGGTCGCCTCACAAATTCAAACTCGGAGTATCGGGTTGCGCGCGTGAATGTGCCGAGGCCAGGGGCAAGGACATCGGGATCATCGCCAGTGAGAACGGTTGGAACCTCTACGTCGGCGGCAACGGCGGCTACCAACCGGCCCATGCCCAGCTCCTCGCGCAGGATCTCGATGACGAGACGCTCATCAGGTACATCGACCGCTACATCATGTACTACGTGCGTACTGCGGAACGGCTGCAGCGCACCGCCCGATGGCAGGAGGAGTTGCCCGGTGGGCTCGACCACGTACGCGAGGTCGTCTGCGAGGATTCCCTCGGCATCGCCGCCGACCTCGAAGCCGCGATGGCACTTCACGTCGGCAACTACGAAGACGAATGGGCGGCCACTCTCAAGGACCCGGAGCGCCTGAAGCGGTTTCGGTCGTTCGTCAACGCCCCCGACACCGCTGACCCTGGCATCGTCAAGGTGAGCGAACGTGGCCAGAACCGGCCGGCTTTCGCTGAAGAAAGGGTCGGGGCGGGTGCTGGTTCCGAAACTGTGCACACCAACACTTTGCTGCTCGCCGGCACGACGATTCCTGTCAGATCCGAGTCTCTGGCAGCCAGCACTGCACCGACAACCGCAGGGAGCGCACTCTGA
- the nirD gene encoding nitrite reductase small subunit NirD encodes MTITSSAASGTEERGFRSTPSQRATPLVAQAISQLESQWFPVCALSDLEPLWGEAALVSSGHTSTEQIALFRLPDDRVFAVSNADPATGAFVMSRGIVGSRGDRPTIASPLHKDVFDLQSGRCFTSPSLRLHTWRVRITNGVVEVARRPVLVAASHGTSDGKGQRAIADLVQAVREARPELTVVDAFVDVQQPDVPAAVASLASSSSAAVVPLLLSAGYHVHVDLAEAAKAASHEVVTSGALGPDRRLASVLARRLSEIGLSDVGLSAGGLHASDRVMLIAAGSSDASAVDDCHEMGRLLSVELRMPVTVCFLSASLPRAVEAIAAERATYPGKRIVAASYLLAPGYFATLAAEAGADATTAPLLRDDEDPPHELVEIVCDLYETALCETALHETALHETALCEKALCETALCETALCETARHQC; translated from the coding sequence ATGACGATCACGAGCAGTGCAGCATCCGGCACCGAGGAACGTGGGTTTCGTTCTACTCCCTCACAGCGAGCCACGCCGTTGGTAGCTCAGGCGATATCGCAGCTGGAGTCGCAATGGTTTCCCGTCTGTGCTCTGAGCGACCTCGAACCGCTGTGGGGCGAGGCGGCCCTCGTCAGCAGTGGTCACACCAGCACTGAACAGATCGCCCTGTTCAGACTGCCGGATGACCGGGTGTTCGCCGTCTCGAATGCCGACCCGGCCACCGGCGCATTCGTCATGTCGCGGGGAATCGTCGGCTCCAGGGGAGACCGGCCGACGATCGCTTCGCCGCTTCACAAAGACGTGTTCGACCTGCAGAGTGGTCGCTGCTTCACGTCGCCCTCGCTCCGCCTTCACACCTGGCGTGTTCGAATCACGAACGGGGTGGTCGAGGTTGCGCGGCGCCCCGTGCTGGTGGCAGCGTCGCACGGAACGAGCGATGGAAAAGGCCAGAGGGCGATCGCCGATCTTGTGCAGGCCGTTCGTGAGGCGCGGCCCGAGTTGACCGTCGTGGATGCCTTCGTCGATGTGCAGCAGCCCGACGTGCCTGCCGCAGTCGCTTCCCTCGCTAGCTCGAGTTCTGCGGCAGTCGTACCGTTGTTGCTGTCCGCCGGCTACCACGTGCACGTCGATCTTGCCGAAGCCGCCAAAGCTGCCAGTCACGAGGTCGTCACTAGCGGAGCACTCGGGCCCGACCGGCGGCTGGCCTCGGTTCTGGCCAGACGCCTGTCTGAGATCGGCCTGTCTGACGTGGGCCTGTCTGCAGGAGGCCTTCATGCGAGCGACCGAGTGATGCTGATCGCTGCTGGTTCGAGCGACGCGTCTGCGGTCGACGACTGTCACGAGATGGGGAGATTGCTCTCGGTCGAACTGCGGATGCCCGTCACCGTGTGTTTTCTCTCTGCCTCTCTGCCGCGGGCAGTCGAAGCGATCGCCGCCGAGCGTGCCACCTACCCTGGCAAACGTATAGTCGCGGCCAGCTACCTTCTCGCCCCCGGGTACTTTGCCACGCTCGCGGCCGAGGCCGGAGCCGATGCAACCACTGCTCCGCTGCTCAGGGACGACGAAGACCCACCTCATGAACTCGTCGAGATCGTGTGCGACCTCTATGAAACCGCGCTGTGTGAGACAGCGCTGCATGAGACAGCGCTGCATGAGACAGCGCTGTGTGAGAAAGCGCTGTGTGAGACAGCGCTGTGTGAGACAGCGCTGTGTGAGACAGCACGGCATCAGTGCTGA
- a CDS encoding MFS transporter translates to MSAPVTTAPESTAPASPGASPGAQPPGHVPTGLTFRPGRTIDGWDPEDSTQWADGGKDIAARNLRWSIFAEFLGFVIWQLWSIVVVSLPKTGFTFDTGQIFWLISIPSLVGATLRFPYTFMVPKFGGRNWTMISAALLLIPSIGLAICVSNPATPFGVMLFVAALAGLGGGNFASSMANITYFYPQRKKGWALGLNAAGGNLGASVAQFVVPIAITIGAAATLNLPLAGWIWVPLILVAVFGAYKRMDNLSSAKADFSASIAAVKEPHMWILALLYIGTFGSFIGFASVFPKLIADTFPSFSTFAVGSASISLAFLGALVGSLARPFGGRLADRFGGAIITTASFVVMGIGALIVIATLPLGNFWLFLASFLVLFAASGVGNGSTYRMIPTVFAMGAGTIDAHNNAGDISTQRKTAAALGLISAVGAYGGFIIPQLLSLSKTSFGTYTNGLGWFVMAYALMIAVTAVFYLGKRKGTRI, encoded by the coding sequence ATGTCTGCACCAGTCACCACCGCTCCAGAAAGCACCGCTCCAGCCTCACCGGGCGCATCACCCGGCGCGCAGCCTCCGGGGCACGTTCCCACCGGCCTCACCTTTCGCCCGGGTCGGACGATCGACGGTTGGGATCCCGAAGACAGCACCCAGTGGGCCGACGGCGGCAAAGATATCGCCGCCCGAAACCTGCGCTGGTCGATCTTCGCCGAGTTTCTCGGCTTCGTCATCTGGCAGCTCTGGAGCATCGTCGTGGTGTCGTTGCCGAAAACCGGATTCACATTCGACACGGGCCAGATCTTCTGGCTCATCTCGATTCCCAGCCTGGTCGGGGCCACGCTCCGATTCCCGTACACCTTCATGGTGCCGAAGTTCGGCGGGCGCAACTGGACGATGATCTCGGCAGCACTGCTGCTGATCCCGAGCATCGGCCTGGCGATCTGCGTGAGCAACCCCGCCACGCCGTTCGGAGTGATGCTCTTTGTCGCCGCTCTCGCGGGCCTCGGCGGAGGCAACTTCGCCAGCTCGATGGCCAACATCACCTATTTCTACCCGCAGAGAAAGAAGGGCTGGGCGCTCGGCCTGAATGCTGCCGGCGGCAACCTCGGCGCATCTGTCGCGCAGTTCGTGGTTCCTATCGCCATCACGATCGGTGCTGCAGCAACACTCAACCTTCCGCTGGCTGGATGGATCTGGGTGCCCCTGATTCTCGTCGCCGTTTTCGGCGCCTACAAGCGGATGGACAACCTGTCGAGCGCAAAGGCCGACTTCAGTGCATCCATCGCCGCTGTCAAAGAACCGCACATGTGGATTCTCGCCCTGCTCTACATCGGAACCTTCGGCTCGTTCATCGGTTTCGCGAGCGTCTTCCCGAAGCTGATCGCCGACACCTTCCCGTCGTTCTCCACCTTCGCCGTCGGCAGCGCGAGCATCTCTCTCGCCTTCCTGGGCGCCCTGGTCGGTTCGTTGGCCAGGCCATTCGGAGGTCGGCTGGCTGACCGCTTCGGCGGAGCGATCATCACCACAGCATCGTTCGTCGTGATGGGTATCGGAGCACTCATCGTGATCGCAACACTGCCGCTGGGCAACTTCTGGCTCTTTCTCGCGAGTTTTCTCGTGCTCTTCGCGGCCAGCGGAGTGGGCAACGGCTCGACCTACCGCATGATTCCGACGGTCTTCGCCATGGGAGCCGGAACAATCGATGCACACAACAACGCTGGAGACATCTCGACCCAGCGCAAGACCGCGGCCGCCCTCGGCCTCATCTCGGCGGTCGGCGCCTACGGCGGATTCATCATTCCGCAGTTGCTGAGCCTCTCGAAGACCTCCTTCGGCACCTACACGAACGGACTCGGATGGTTCGTGATGGCCTACGCTCTGATGATCGCGGTCACCGCGGTGTTCTACCTCGGAAAGCGCAAAGGAACCCGTATATGA